A region from the Aquimarina sp. ERC-38 genome encodes:
- the mdh gene encoding malate dehydrogenase produces MKVTVVGAGAVGASCAEYIAIKNFASEVVLLDIKEGYAEGKAMDLMQTASLNGFDTKITGSTSDYSKTANSDIAVITSGIPRKPGMTREELIGINAGIVKDVSSNLIKHSPDAIIIVVSNPMDTMTYLVHKTTDLPKNKIIGMGGALDSARFKYRLAEALEAPISDVDGMVIGGHSDKGMVPLTRLATRNSVPVSEFIDTDRLEKVAADTKVGGATLTGLLGTSAWYAPGAAVSGLVQAIACDQKKIFPCSTLVEGEYGLNDLCIGVPVVLGKNGIEKIVEIELTDAEKNKLAESAEGVKKTNGLLEL; encoded by the coding sequence ATGAAAGTTACAGTAGTAGGTGCGGGAGCCGTAGGGGCAAGTTGTGCCGAGTATATTGCCATTAAAAATTTCGCTTCAGAAGTTGTTTTGTTAGATATTAAAGAAGGCTATGCAGAAGGGAAAGCCATGGATTTAATGCAAACCGCTTCCTTAAACGGATTTGATACTAAAATTACCGGATCTACTAGTGACTATTCAAAAACTGCTAATAGCGATATTGCTGTAATTACATCAGGTATTCCCAGGAAACCGGGAATGACCCGAGAAGAATTGATTGGTATTAATGCCGGGATTGTAAAAGATGTTTCTTCAAACCTGATTAAACATTCGCCGGATGCCATTATTATCGTAGTAAGTAACCCAATGGACACAATGACCTATCTGGTTCATAAAACTACGGATTTACCTAAGAATAAAATCATAGGGATGGGCGGCGCCCTGGATAGTGCCCGTTTCAAATATCGATTAGCCGAAGCCTTAGAAGCCCCTATTTCTGACGTGGACGGTATGGTCATTGGAGGGCATAGTGATAAGGGAATGGTACCTTTAACCCGATTGGCAACCAGAAATAGCGTACCGGTATCAGAATTTATAGATACGGATCGCTTGGAAAAAGTAGCCGCAGATACTAAAGTAGGTGGAGCTACACTTACCGGTTTATTAGGTACCTCTGCATGGTATGCTCCTGGAGCGGCAGTTTCAGGATTAGTACAAGCAATTGCTTGTGATCAGAAAAAAATCTTTCCTTGTTCTACGCTAGTTGAAGGTGAATATGGGTTAAATGACCTATGTATCGGAGTACCAGTGGTTCTTGGAAAAAACGGAATTGAAAAAATAGTCGAAATCGAACTGACTGATGCCGAAAAAAATAAATTAGCCGAAAGTGCGGAGGGTGTTAAAAAAACAAACGGACTTTTAGAATTATAG
- a CDS encoding PQQ-binding-like beta-propeller repeat protein, with amino-acid sequence MKHHYVSILLFLSISLFAQRTATKTLTFDSKVQDLIIVPFNGIAAISDNSKVHGYNPDTQELVWSIDIPKSNGVAIASKGLANASSLLSINGGDGNDFVVIPDTPFLQKFFDNRLYIINSFNGDILFAPTEDKESFFQAEYLFDEDAMLLRGLQDKSLVIAKYSLKEKKYLWKTTVSEKFGNFFTKLSSAMGEDPTAGKDEMQYSEDKVFILAKSKFYVLDKKTGTLLWKVEDTKKNVDSFFNSLDGAYVLLTEVVGLLGTKEMLDLRDAATGNKIWKDPIKTKYLVLFEDWQDKMLLAHYRGFNFYDYKTGEKLWEKDPKGSGIKSVIPIDQDFLYVYDDEMMLLDKNGQKKWKKDINISDDEEDPIFFLEKTDNGKILYVTATYANLVDYTTGQKIWKKDLKLKNDRPTFAKYDEKIGDFVIYNDEKLYRFNKATTERPEPFAKLKLKNEKLITSMELFPNNVSITGQSEVVVVANSGSVVFHNKYVQPGELARKFGKVALQIGSVAAAVATTEVTTSVTYRDANGNTITQTSEPQALFGKRAQAIGEAGYFAGAFSQQFVQDRFNALQENERDVIIFAKGDNKERLLIKVNKENGKEEDKIIVENTKPVYDYDAVSGDLYYSKGNEVMIFKSL; translated from the coding sequence ATGAAACACCACTACGTATCAATTTTACTTTTTTTAAGCATCTCTTTATTTGCACAGCGCACCGCTACAAAAACACTAACATTTGATTCAAAAGTTCAGGATTTGATTATTGTTCCTTTCAACGGAATCGCTGCGATTTCGGATAATTCAAAGGTTCATGGTTACAACCCTGATACACAAGAGTTAGTTTGGTCTATAGATATCCCTAAATCAAATGGGGTTGCAATTGCATCAAAAGGTCTTGCAAATGCTTCTTCTCTACTATCTATAAACGGTGGCGACGGTAACGACTTTGTCGTCATCCCGGACACTCCGTTCTTACAGAAGTTTTTTGACAACCGATTGTATATCATTAATAGCTTTAATGGAGATATCTTATTTGCTCCAACAGAAGACAAAGAATCTTTCTTTCAGGCCGAATATTTATTTGATGAAGATGCTATGTTACTAAGAGGGCTTCAGGATAAATCATTAGTAATAGCTAAATACAGTTTAAAAGAAAAGAAATATTTGTGGAAAACTACTGTATCTGAAAAATTTGGGAACTTTTTTACAAAGTTATCATCTGCCATGGGTGAAGACCCAACTGCTGGAAAAGACGAAATGCAATACAGTGAAGACAAGGTTTTTATCCTGGCAAAATCAAAATTTTATGTATTAGATAAAAAAACAGGAACCTTATTGTGGAAAGTAGAAGATACTAAGAAGAATGTAGATAGTTTTTTTAATAGCCTGGATGGAGCTTATGTGTTGTTGACTGAGGTAGTCGGACTTTTAGGAACTAAAGAAATGCTTGATTTACGAGATGCCGCTACAGGAAACAAAATCTGGAAAGACCCGATCAAAACTAAATATCTGGTACTTTTTGAAGATTGGCAGGATAAAATGCTTCTTGCTCATTATCGTGGTTTTAATTTTTATGACTATAAAACGGGTGAAAAACTGTGGGAAAAAGATCCTAAGGGGAGTGGAATTAAATCGGTTATTCCTATTGATCAGGATTTTCTTTACGTATATGATGATGAAATGATGTTATTAGATAAAAATGGTCAGAAAAAGTGGAAGAAAGATATAAATATTAGCGATGATGAAGAAGATCCAATATTTTTCTTGGAGAAAACAGATAATGGTAAAATTCTTTATGTTACCGCTACTTATGCTAATCTGGTAGATTATACTACTGGTCAAAAAATATGGAAAAAAGATTTAAAGTTGAAAAATGATCGGCCTACCTTTGCTAAATACGATGAGAAAATAGGTGATTTTGTTATTTATAATGATGAAAAACTCTACCGTTTTAATAAAGCTACTACGGAACGTCCTGAGCCTTTTGCCAAGTTAAAACTGAAAAATGAAAAGTTAATTACCAGCATGGAATTATTCCCGAATAATGTATCTATTACCGGTCAAAGTGAAGTAGTAGTTGTAGCTAATAGTGGAAGCGTGGTTTTTCATAATAAATATGTTCAACCTGGAGAATTAGCTCGAAAATTTGGAAAAGTTGCACTACAGATAGGTAGTGTCGCTGCTGCGGTAGCTACTACCGAGGTAACAACTTCGGTTACCTACCGGGATGCAAACGGAAATACGATCACTCAAACTTCAGAACCACAAGCCTTATTTGGTAAACGGGCACAAGCTATTGGAGAGGCAGGCTACTTTGCCGGGGCTTTTTCACAACAATTTGTTCAGGATCGATTTAATGCTTTACAGGAAAATGAACGCGACGTCATCATTTTTGCAAAAGGAGATAATAAAGAAAGGCTTTTAATTAAAGTTAACAAAGAAAATGGAAAGGAAGAAGACAAAATTATTGTTGAAAACACAAAACCTGTATACGATTATGATGCTGTTTCAGGTGATCTTTACTATAGCAAGGGGAATGAAGTAATGATTTTTAAAAGTTTATAA
- a CDS encoding DUF6588 family protein encodes MTTVNLPISFRWLFVLFIFFSGILTGYTQVTIDGTLRLGIADATRFSEDYFNAGAESLINNTVNGWYTTAETKEFLDFDIGLVTSLSFVREEKTRFNLNELDYVNLAFRTGGTVQSVANILGQNPGEVVVDITNSNGGDTDITLPSGPDNSEVSRFMVNYIQGSIGLIKGFELKMRYMPKMKIADRTKLRVLGFGIQNQLTHSIYSWRRFPVDIGAVISYTNFRSTYDFTNEDLTLEGTEQSIEMNGGSWLFSGIISTKRKALNFYGGFGLFAGRTTTDLLGVYEIPELGFENSTVSDPVSAVNKESGLRATLGTTYTYKIATAHLDYTLQNYSTITLGLKVGW; translated from the coding sequence ATGACAACTGTAAACCTACCCATATCTTTTCGTTGGTTATTTGTGCTTTTTATATTCTTTAGCGGAATTTTAACCGGATACACCCAGGTTACTATTGACGGTACTTTACGATTAGGAATAGCAGACGCCACTCGGTTTAGTGAAGATTACTTTAATGCCGGGGCAGAAAGTTTGATTAATAATACGGTCAACGGTTGGTATACCACTGCAGAAACCAAGGAATTCTTAGATTTTGATATAGGTCTGGTTACTTCTCTTTCTTTTGTAAGAGAAGAAAAAACAAGATTCAACCTAAATGAATTGGATTACGTTAATTTAGCCTTTAGGACGGGAGGTACGGTACAATCCGTAGCTAATATCCTGGGACAAAATCCCGGTGAAGTCGTGGTTGATATTACCAATAGTAACGGGGGTGATACCGATATTACCTTACCATCCGGACCGGATAATAGCGAAGTCTCCCGGTTTATGGTAAATTATATACAGGGTTCTATAGGATTAATTAAAGGTTTTGAATTAAAAATGCGGTACATGCCTAAAATGAAGATAGCGGATCGAACCAAACTCCGGGTACTGGGCTTTGGGATTCAAAATCAACTTACGCATTCCATTTATAGTTGGAGACGATTTCCCGTAGATATTGGTGCTGTGATTAGTTATACCAATTTTAGGTCAACTTATGATTTTACAAATGAAGATCTAACTCTGGAGGGTACGGAACAATCCATTGAAATGAACGGGGGGTCATGGCTTTTTTCAGGAATTATATCGACTAAAAGAAAAGCCCTTAATTTTTACGGGGGTTTTGGGTTATTTGCCGGTAGAACAACTACGGACCTCTTAGGTGTTTATGAAATTCCGGAGCTAGGTTTTGAAAACTCTACGGTTAGTGATCCGGTAAGTGCGGTAAATAAAGAATCCGGATTAAGAGCTACCTTAGGGACTACCTATACTTATAAAATTGCAACTGCACATTTAGATTACACCTTACAAAACTACAGTACCATTACTTTGGGCCTTAAAGTGGGGTGGTAG
- the gyrB gene encoding DNA topoisomerase (ATP-hydrolyzing) subunit B — MSENQNKYSADSIQALEGMEHVRMRPSMYIGDVGVRGLHHLVYEVVDNSIDEALAGHCDRIDVTINEDNSITTRDNGRGIPVEIHKKEGISALEVVMTKIGAGGKFDKDSYKVSGGLHGVGVSCVNALSDHLHAVVHRDGKIWEQEYERGKSTYPVRLAGETDFRGTIVTFKPDASIFKQTTEYNYDTLASRLRELSFLNKGITITLTDKRTTDEEGNIPTETFHSEEGLKEFVKFLDGSRTPIISHVIAMEGEKNDIPVEVAMIYNDSYAENLHSYVNNINTHEGGTHLSGFRRGLTNTLKKYADASGMLDKLKFEIAGDDFREGLTAIISVKVAEPQFEGQTKTKLGNREVTSAVSQAVSEMLENYLEENPTDAKTIVQKVILAAQARHAAKKAREMVQRKTVMSIGGLPGKLSDCSEQDPALCEVFLVEGDSAGGTAKQGRDRMFQAILPLRGKILNVEKAMQHKVFENEEIKNIFTALGVTIGTEEDSKALNLSKLRYHKIVIMCDADVDGSHISTLILTFFFRYMKELIEAGHVYIAAPPLYLVKKGAKKQYAWNDNQRDQIMREYGENSKIQRYKGLGEMNAEQLWDTTMNPEFRTLRQVSIDNLTEADRIFSMLMGDEVPPRREFIEKNAVYANIDV; from the coding sequence ATGAGCGAGAATCAAAATAAATATTCTGCCGATAGTATACAGGCCCTGGAGGGGATGGAACACGTACGAATGCGTCCTTCAATGTACATTGGGGATGTAGGAGTGAGAGGATTACATCACCTGGTATATGAAGTGGTAGATAATTCAATTGATGAAGCACTGGCAGGTCATTGTGATCGTATAGATGTTACTATAAATGAAGATAACTCCATCACCACCCGGGATAACGGCCGGGGTATACCGGTAGAAATACATAAAAAAGAAGGTATTTCTGCCCTGGAGGTAGTAATGACAAAGATTGGTGCAGGAGGTAAGTTTGATAAAGATTCTTATAAAGTATCCGGAGGATTGCACGGGGTAGGGGTATCTTGTGTAAATGCCTTATCCGACCATTTGCATGCTGTAGTACATAGAGATGGTAAAATATGGGAACAAGAATATGAACGTGGAAAATCCACCTATCCGGTAAGGTTAGCAGGAGAAACAGATTTTAGAGGTACAATTGTGACCTTTAAACCGGATGCCAGTATATTTAAACAGACTACTGAATATAATTATGATACGCTGGCAAGCCGTCTTCGGGAACTGTCATTTCTAAATAAAGGAATTACCATCACCTTAACTGATAAAAGAACTACGGACGAAGAAGGAAATATTCCTACGGAAACTTTTCATTCTGAAGAAGGGCTTAAGGAATTTGTAAAATTTCTGGACGGAAGTCGTACTCCAATTATCAGTCATGTGATTGCCATGGAAGGAGAGAAAAATGATATTCCCGTAGAAGTAGCTATGATTTACAATGATTCGTATGCTGAAAACCTGCATTCTTATGTAAATAATATAAATACGCATGAAGGAGGTACCCATTTATCCGGGTTTAGAAGAGGGCTAACTAATACCCTAAAGAAGTACGCCGATGCTTCTGGAATGCTGGATAAATTAAAGTTTGAAATAGCGGGAGATGATTTCCGGGAAGGATTAACTGCTATTATTTCTGTAAAAGTAGCAGAACCTCAATTCGAAGGACAGACAAAAACCAAATTAGGAAACCGTGAAGTTACTTCAGCGGTATCTCAGGCGGTTTCAGAAATGCTGGAAAATTACCTGGAAGAAAATCCTACGGATGCTAAAACGATCGTACAAAAGGTAATCCTTGCTGCACAGGCCAGGCATGCGGCTAAAAAAGCCCGTGAAATGGTACAACGTAAAACTGTGATGAGTATTGGTGGCTTACCTGGTAAATTATCAGATTGCTCAGAGCAGGATCCGGCTTTGTGCGAAGTATTCCTGGTTGAGGGAGACTCGGCAGGAGGAACGGCAAAGCAGGGACGAGACCGGATGTTTCAGGCCATACTACCTTTAAGAGGTAAAATCTTAAACGTAGAGAAAGCAATGCAACATAAGGTTTTTGAAAACGAAGAAATAAAAAACATCTTTACTGCACTGGGAGTTACCATTGGCACCGAAGAGGATAGTAAAGCTTTGAATCTTTCTAAATTGCGCTACCATAAAATTGTAATTATGTGTGATGCGGATGTAGATGGTAGCCATATTTCGACCTTAATTTTAACCTTCTTCTTTAGGTATATGAAAGAACTGATTGAAGCAGGACACGTGTATATCGCTGCACCTCCCTTATATTTAGTGAAAAAAGGGGCGAAAAAACAATATGCCTGGAATGATAACCAACGAGATCAGATTATGAGGGAGTATGGTGAAAATTCTAAAATTCAGCGATATAAAGGTTTAGGTGAGATGAATGCAGAACAATTATGGGATACAACTATGAATCCGGAATTTAGAACCTTAAGGCAGGTAAGTATTGACAACCTTACTGAGGCAGATCGTATATTCTCCATGTTAATGGGAGATGAGGTTCCGCCGCGCAGAGAATTTATTGAGAAAAATGCGGTTTATGCTAATATTGACGTATAA
- a CDS encoding M12 family metallopeptidase, with amino-acid sequence MNTTQLLRYARLSTLSLGLLVASCTQNANDEIEETEVNIITEGPIVKRYFGEELLEGVDLGDGTYKIYGDVIVDENQFTENAIKSRVDLEPDAQVENKLALLGGVRKWTNNTMVYRLENLNSFVRDELFKSMKVWEDNTNIRFKEYTGSEANYVTIRSNGDNCNCGSANLGMNGSRGVMNLGTRTSAVVIIHEIGHNLGYIHEQTRSDRDQHVKILFENIQNGAESQFRKNTNSDNLGEFDILSTMMYGNFTFSKNGKPTITRLDGSSYPRRQAKLSAGDIANTNQAYPGSTVDPDPDKDICAGIAEWVRGRRYQVGDKVTYRGFLFERDFSQWNRLGQCGVVEEIQDPCEGVDAFNSNRTYNPGDQVTYRGFIYIKLNRGWRQEGQCL; translated from the coding sequence ATGAACACAACACAATTATTAAGGTACGCAAGGTTATCTACTCTAAGTCTAGGTTTATTAGTGGCTTCCTGTACGCAAAATGCTAATGATGAAATTGAAGAAACCGAAGTAAACATAATTACAGAAGGACCTATTGTCAAAAGATATTTTGGCGAAGAACTACTGGAAGGTGTGGATCTGGGTGATGGTACGTATAAAATTTACGGTGATGTCATTGTAGATGAGAATCAGTTTACGGAAAACGCCATAAAATCCAGAGTTGATTTAGAACCGGATGCTCAGGTTGAGAACAAACTTGCATTATTAGGAGGTGTAAGAAAATGGACTAACAACACGATGGTATACCGTTTAGAAAATTTAAATTCTTTTGTAAGAGATGAGCTTTTTAAATCTATGAAGGTTTGGGAAGATAATACGAATATCCGCTTTAAAGAATATACCGGTAGTGAAGCTAACTACGTTACCATTCGTTCTAATGGTGATAATTGTAATTGTGGTTCTGCCAACTTAGGGATGAATGGTTCTCGTGGAGTTATGAACTTAGGTACACGAACTTCTGCGGTAGTTATTATTCATGAAATTGGTCATAATTTAGGTTATATCCATGAACAAACCAGGTCTGACCGTGATCAGCACGTAAAAATCCTTTTTGAAAATATTCAGAATGGTGCGGAAAGCCAATTTAGAAAAAATACAAATTCTGATAACCTAGGTGAATTTGATATTCTATCCACTATGATGTACGGTAATTTTACCTTTAGTAAAAACGGAAAACCTACTATTACCAGACTGGACGGAAGTTCTTATCCTAGAAGACAGGCAAAGCTTTCTGCAGGAGACATTGCCAATACGAATCAGGCTTATCCTGGCTCAACCGTAGATCCGGATCCGGATAAAGATATTTGTGCAGGTATTGCAGAATGGGTACGAGGCAGAAGATATCAGGTAGGAGATAAAGTTACCTACAGAGGGTTTTTATTTGAAAGGGATTTTAGTCAATGGAATCGTTTAGGACAATGTGGAGTTGTAGAAGAAATCCAGGATCCTTGTGAAGGTGTGGATGCATTTAATAGCAATAGAACCTATAACCCCGGAGACCAGGTTACTTACAGAGGTTTTATTTACATAAAATTAAACAGAGGTTGGAGACAAGAAGGTCAATGTTTATAA